Proteins encoded within one genomic window of Lentimicrobiaceae bacterium:
- a CDS encoding cell wall-active antibiotics response protein: MNYKKIFWGLLLIIIGLLFIFRNLGWLDFNWWAIFSLWPVLLILWGISLIPVKEYIKLLLAIATLIISVVFLYNYDSSHHFQFRVNHNFRGDDFEEGDNVYKYSDQDFSQPFDSLTKNASLQFEAAAGNFTIDSVTDKLVEFQKKGNVTNYQFTTEDTDSGKIIKFKMDDVKLQTGRRHHTNKVELKLNPNPTWDFNFEIGAAEINFDLSSYKTRKVSIDCGASDIDLTLGNKHPETNVNIDAGASSIKIRVPKTSAYKVISDSFMASKSFEDAKKVSDGIYQTKDFRTNTQKIIINLNVGVSSLEVERY, encoded by the coding sequence TCGGTTGGCTCGACTTTAACTGGTGGGCAATTTTCAGCCTTTGGCCCGTTCTACTCATCCTTTGGGGAATTTCTTTAATCCCCGTAAAAGAATATATAAAACTGTTGCTTGCTATTGCAACACTAATAATCTCGGTTGTATTTTTGTACAATTACGATTCTTCTCATCATTTTCAATTTCGTGTCAATCACAACTTTAGGGGAGATGACTTTGAAGAAGGTGATAATGTGTACAAATATTCCGACCAGGATTTCAGCCAGCCATTCGATTCGCTTACCAAAAATGCCAGCCTTCAGTTCGAAGCAGCTGCCGGCAACTTTACCATCGACTCGGTAACCGATAAACTGGTAGAATTTCAAAAAAAAGGTAATGTTACAAATTACCAGTTTACTACCGAAGATACCGACAGTGGAAAAATCATTAAATTTAAAATGGATGACGTGAAACTCCAGACCGGAAGAAGACATCACACCAACAAAGTCGAACTGAAACTAAACCCGAATCCAACGTGGGATTTCAACTTCGAAATTGGTGCGGCAGAAATTAATTTCGATTTAAGTTCTTACAAAACCCGGAAAGTAAGCATTGACTGCGGAGCTTCCGATATTGATCTAACTTTGGGTAACAAACATCCGGAAACCAATGTAAACATAGATGCCGGAGCTTCTTCAATAAAAATCCGCGTTCCGAAAACTTCGGCTTACAAAGTTATTTCCGATTCATTTATGGCAAGCAAATCGTTTGAAGACGCCAAAAAAGTTTCGGACGGTATTTACCAAACCAAAGATTTCAGAACCAATACCCAAAAAATTATTATCAACCTGAATGTGGGCGTTTCCAGCCTTGAAGTTGAAAGATACTGA